AGTGAAGTATTTGGTCATATATTACTTTAATATGTagaacagttttctttctttctttttgctgtactggggttgaaTACAGGGCCTTCAcgttgaaccactccaccagccctatttttgtgaaggatttttggagataggctctcacaaactatttgcctgggctggcttggaactgcaaccttccagatctctgtctcctgagtagctaggattacaggtgtgagccaccagtgtctggcaatAGTTTTCTAATGTAGAAAGGTACTAAGTATTTAGATGGAATATTACAGAACTTGTATGCAATTATTCTGTTCACAACATGCCATAAAATCGTGGAATATAATTGTTAGGTGTTATTCCTCAAATGTTTATGTTATCCCTCAATATAAATAATGCTTGCCCATAACGCAGACTCTAGTTCTCAGCTCTCATGTTGTTAGGAGTGTCCATACAACTAAGTTCTAACCCATGAAATTTGGGGGGAAAATAGTATGCATCTTCTGGGTGCTACCTGTACACAGGGGTGTGGTTACCCTTCGCTCTGGCCTGAATATGATGATGGCTCAAGAGAAGAGAGCAGTTAGATTAAATGAGCCTGGAATTTAGAAAACATATTGGTCTAGGACTGCTTATGCACAAGTATtaagtgtgtgagagagaaattgGTTGTTTAAGCCACTATAATGCTGTCTTTCAGTGACTGCAGTGAAGTCAAAGTCTACAACTAATACAGAGTGAAAAAATCAGATTCTAAAATTTGTTTAATTTACTGTAGCAATGTGAGGGTTTTACTGGAATGCAGAATTAGGTGTCTTCTTAAAGTTCATATTATTTTGCAATAtattttttgagtttattttgctttgtaatatggcttattccttgtctttcttatgtgtgcaaataaaatatgtttgtaCATTTATATAATTACTGTGGTTGTTTAAAAATTTggagaatatttaaagaaatagtcCTTATAGATGACTGAATTTTGGACTCTCTTTAATTAGTAAACCACTATCAATGATAAATacactagctcttttttttttaaagtgtaaccTCAAGTCTTTTCCTACATATTTTCCATCTTCACATCTCTTTTGGTTTAAAGAGACCACTTCTTAGACTGTCTCCCTCCTCCAGAATTCTTTGGAATCTGTCTGTGAGAATTTTCTTTAACCAGCTGTCTCAACCCAGGGATGCAGCCAAGGCCATCTGAATGTACTCATCGCATACCACATGACTATATGACTCACTCACTAAAGTCTTTTCATTATCCATttggttttcctttgattttaGTGACTTCCATTTCATGACCTGCTTAGTCATATTTAAGGAAATTATTAGCTCAAACGGTCAGTGCTTAGACATACTAAAGATGCAGTCCTCTCTAATTTAGACACTTAGTACATATACGTATGGCTACCCTGGCTGGTCAGAAATATCACTGGACACCATTAAAAAGTCATGCAAAAACATTGAGTTCCTATCAAAATTTATGGGTTTCAAGGAATGGCAATGTGTAGTAACATAGAGCAGTGTCTCTAGAGCACTATTTCAATACATTCAGAGGATCACTCTTCTTTCTTctggcttttttgagacaggaccttgctttgtagcccaggttggcatggaactcacaatcttcctgcctcagctctcCAGCTGACActacaggcatgtcccaccacATCCAGTGTGCCTCATAAGTTATAACTCTGTTTTAGATTCTTTTTTCAAGTGTTAGAACCTTGATTCTATCATGACAAGAGAAATCCATGCTCAGAAATTCGATGAAGAATTTGGTTGACTGACAGGACCTTCAGGTAACAAGTTGGTTAAAGTTCTTTTAACTAGAATTACATTTGCTTATAACCCATTTTACCTTCACGAGTTCTCATCTCGCAGTTTCACCATGGCTGCCAAATAGTTTAAACGATGCAGATAATTAGGCAAACACCTCCCAATTTCTGACACCTAATGTGCTGTAGATATTAAAATGAGGCTTGTGTGTCCCTCAAAAAGACTTATCTCCTTTAAAATAGTTTCATAGACATTAGAAAGCAAGTATTTGATTGCAATAGGTATTGGCATTTTGAAAAACTTTAAAGATACTTGCTTTCATGTCATAAAATTAACAACAAGAATCCATATAAAGGATTGTTTGTATATGCAGAAAATGCTTCAAATATTTATGttcctgaaaatatttctttttttgtactttatTGTATGCATTTCATCCACAATTCTATTACcttttataaaaactatataggATAAAAATTTCTGCCTTTTACCCTTTTAATTGCACTCATTCAAAGTAACTGCTGCTAATTTTGTGTATTTAGGCAGGATTTTGCATTGTCTTATTCAGACATATAGAAATGTTTATTCTTCTATCTAGAGCTTTATTAatttctgtatgtgtatatatatttcttcatatGAAGCTTAGATATGTTATGCATACTGGTTTGTCACTGTTGTTTCCAGATACGTTATCATGAACATCTTTCAAAGGACACATGGATCTCACTAAATCTTTTTAACAGCTGCAtagcattttatataataaataattaaataatttattaatcaAAATTTAAGATATTTCCTGTTTTCAGTAACATACAATACAACGAGTATCTCTGTGCATGTCCTTTTAATGAACATGTGACATTTTTTggtaatgttttaaaatagctGATTACCAATTCAAAGATATCTTAACACTCATTCAAtagtgaataaaacaaaacttccTACACATTTTAGTTATAAGCACTTTTCCCATAACCATACTTTGTAAATTTTGAACCTAAACTTTTGCTATAATCTGCTCATTCCAAGACACCCAAATGGATTGTAGAGGCAAAGTAAATATTCCACCAGACAATGCCACAACACTTCAGAATGACGAAATGCTTAAAATAGAATAGAGTTAGAACTTGTAAATGAGATATAATTACAGCTCTCAAAATTCAGCCATGCTATAGTGACGTGCCCAAGAGTAAATTCTTTCCAACATTCTTAGTATTGATATAAGTGTCCAAGTGGTGAGCATATGGTTTGGGAATGTTTAATGTTTCTGCCGGCAGGCAGTTGGACAGGATTTGTCTTATTTTAGGGGAGCTATGTCATAGGTCAGTTAATACTTTCTTATGTCATTATTGCATTTCCTCCAACAGATTTGATAGGATATATGGAAATTTCTGAAAAAGTGACCTGAGCTTTCCAATCATAACAACTGCATGGCGCATTAACATTTTAATACAACTTATGTAAGGAGGAGAGAGTTTGCCAGGAGCACAGAATGCTCTGTGGGCATGTAGTCTGAGCACATCGATTTTGCTGTGAAGTCTTTGAGTTCACTTAAGCTAACTCATGACACATTATTGATATAGTTTATTACCAAAACCACAGTTTATGGAAACCAGATTTTTTTTCACCACAAAGATGATTGGAgagtttttctttcctccttataGGTAGATAGCCCAAGTTAAACAGAACTAAGAACATTAATTTTGTGTTTAGTAGAATTGCAATTATGGATTAAGATTATATACAGAGAGGGACAAGAAAGTATGTTTTAATTATTGTATAAAGTATCAAACTGCAGGGTTTCTTCAACATCAATTGCCATATGGAATTTTACTTGGATTTATGTCAGTATTACATTGTTTAAAAAGTTTTAGGAGTTCTCCAAAATCCTAAAATTTTGATCAAGAGCTCAGTAGGTAAATCACAAATTCATGTATAGTTCTGGGTTCTCTTATTTGGAAGCTTTTTCAGGGGCATGGCATTTCCAGAATTAGTCAAAGAGGACTTGgcataaaaatttaatttcagttattggccttttgtttttggttaagAGTTAAAGAACAGTTGTGGCAAGAAATAGACACCATGATATATCTATTGATGGTAAAATGTGTTAGTATCATTTCAAAAGGTATCAGCACATTTGGGGGAAGTAAATACtgttgcttttaaatatttaagggggttatttttaACATATGACTTAGCCACTCTTATTGCGATCAAATACActtttcaaagggaaaaagaaaactgtcttaATCAGGGatgccaaataaaaagaaatcatgtctttttccttccaaaaattagAGATTAGTCTTCATAAAGCCTTATATATAATTTCAAAGACCTTGAACTATCTGTGGCTGCTCAATTCCAGCTAAGGAAAGCAATGCCAAATCCAATCTTGAACATGATTCCAGAATGCTCCTAAGCCATCATAAAAGCCGTTAGTGAAACAGAACTATTATTATGTTTCagtttttgaatattttgatGGTCTCACCAGGTAGATCATATTTAGGTCATGCAGCTGCATTACAGAGCAAAAGAAACATCTACATATCTTTTTAGTTCAAGCAAAATAGTAAGTAATGTAAAGAAGGATATTTACAAAATTTCCAGAGCCAGATGATCTGTGTATGCATCTTACCTTTTTCTTGCGCAATCTGACTTGGCTCTCTGTGAGCTCCTGGGTGGTCAGAGAGTCCTTTAAGTATAAACACTGCATGCCACCTTCTGCTTTGACCTCGGGAAGACTTTTGTTTTGATGTTCTGAGAAACCACTCTTCTCCAGGCCATTTTCAGCTGACATTCCACTGGGGCAGGAAGAAGGCTGCAGAAGGCAGCTTCCACAATCTGCTTTTAATAATGGTGGTCCTCTGTCTGCACAAGGAACAGTGAAGAGTTCATTTTGTATTACATGGTGGCTGTTTCCTTCATATTCATCTTTAGGCAAGTCAGGTTTCCTTCGTTGTTGTGCAATTACAGCAGAATTAAGCAACTGTTTCTCAGGTACAATGTCTTGCACATTAAAAGAATCAAATGTATTCACTTTGCGTACATCTTCTATTTCACTTAAGCTTATATCATTACAAAGCTCCGGGCTTTTACTTATAGTATCAACAACTTTTCTTTCCCCACTTTCTTCCACCAGTGCTAAGTTAGCTTCACCAGCCTTTCCCCAGGAGTTATAACTGTCTTGGTTACTTTCCGTACTAGGCACTGCTTTTGCTAAGGAGCCTGCTTCGTCAACACTGTGTTGGCCTGATATTTTACACCCATTGGTAGTTAAAATCTGTTTGTCACCTGTAAGATATAGATCAGAATCTGTATCATCATCAGAAATATGCACGAGTGTTTCTGTGCTGGCTTCCAGAGAAAGAAACTGATCATCACCTTCATGACTGTCATTTTCATCCACTTCCTTTGAAATGTGACCCATTGGCCTCCCAAGAAAATCTCTCATCTCTGATCCATGACAGCAGTCTGGTAGTGAAATACACTTCTCTTTGCGGTCCACATTTGGAGTTGCATCTTTTTCCATACTTGCCTGCAAGCTGTCGGTTATGAGTCCATGATGACATGCTGTGTTATAATCATCAGAATTAAAAGGTTGTCCCATCCATTGAGTCACATGCTCTTCCCAGCTTCTCTTTCTGATAGCTACAGACATGTCATCATAGTTTaacaacagagagagagatacattCCATATGAGGCTAAAGGAGATGGAACTtgatgaaaaattatttcaaattcatgGAGCAAAGAAGAGAGTGAGCTTTGTCATTTCACCacctatt
The sequence above is drawn from the Castor canadensis chromosome 14, mCasCan1.hap1v2, whole genome shotgun sequence genome and encodes:
- the Dlc1 gene encoding rho GTPase-activating protein 7 isoform X8 — protein: MSVAIRKRSWEEHVTQWMGQPFNSDDYNTACHHGLITDSLQASMEKDATPNVDRKEKCISLPDCCHGSEMRDFLGRPMGHISKEVDENDSHEGDDQFLSLEASTETLVHISDDDTDSDLYLTGDKQILTTNGCKISGQHSVDEAGSLAKAVPSTESNQDSYNSWGKAGEANLALVEESGERKVVDTISKSPELCNDISLSEIEDVRKVNTFDSFNVQDIVPEKQLLNSAVIAQQRRKPDLPKDEYEGNSHHVIQNELFTVPCADRGPPLLKADCGSCLLQPSSCPSGMSAENGLEKSGFSEHQNKSLPEVKAEGGMQCLYLKDSLTTQELTESQVRLRKKKEVREDRDRARLDSMVLLIMKLDQLDQDIENALSTSSSPSSTPTNMRRRIPDLESGSKSGTDTISANQTQVNLPSNTESTDLQSFTPLTNSGTKPKAMNALINVASEAKTTAIPGISEKEKAGQLEPALPNFVKL
- the Dlc1 gene encoding rho GTPase-activating protein 7 isoform X9, which encodes MSVAIRKRSWEEHVTQWMGQPFNSDDYNTACHHGLITDSLQASMEKDATPNVDRKEKCISLPDCCHGSEMRDFLGRPMGHISKEVDENDSHEGDDQFLSLEASTETLVHISDDDTDSDLYLTGDKQILTTNGCKISGQHSVDEAGSLAKAVPSTESNQDSYNSWGKAGEANLALVEESGERKVVDTISKSPELCNDISLSEIEDVRKVNTFDSFNVQDIVPEKQLLNSAVIAQQRRKPDLPKDEYEGNSHHVIQNELFTVPCADRGPPLLKADCGSCLLQPSSCPSGMSAENGLEKSGFSEHQNKSLPEVKAEGGMQCLYLKDSLTTQELTESQVRLRKKKEVREDRDRARLDSMVLLIMKLDQLDQDIENALSTSSSPSSTPTNMRRRIPDLESGSKSGTDTISANQTQVNLPSNTESTDLQSFTPLTNSGTKPKAMAIPGISEKEKAGQLEPALPNFVKL